Within the Bdellovibrionota bacterium genome, the region CGTGCACGTTCGAAACGAAAATGAACATTTCGGCGATTCCGGCGTCACGCTGAAGGAGCTCTCCGTCGTGGCGGATGCCGTTACCACGCCGTACATGGCGATTAAAAGGAGCGGCTTGGCAAAGGGCGATTTGGCGATCTTCGTCGGTGTCGGCGGAATTGGGGGTTTTGGTGTTCAGCTCGCCGCCGCTTTGGGCGCAACGGTTGTGGCCGTCGACATCTCGGACAAACGTCTTCAATTCATGAAGGAACATGGCGCCGAGGCCATTTTCAATTCGAAAGAGATCAACGGAAAGGAACTCCGAAGGGCGATCGGCGCGTTCGCGGCCGAACGAAAACTTCCGTCGTACGAATGGAAGATTTTTGAAACCTCGGGGAGCGCCGCCGGGCAAGAACTAGCGTTTGGGCTCTTGACCTTCGGCGCTCATTTGGCCGTCGTCGGTTATACGATGGAACAACCCGCCCTGCGCTTAAGCAATTTGATGGCGTATGACGCCCAAGCTTCGGGAAATTGGGGATGTGATCCGGTCTATTACCGGGAGGTGCTGGATCTGGTAAAGAGCGGAAAGATCAAGCTTGCGCCGTTCGTGGAGCTGCACCCATTGAACCAGATCAACGAGATTTTCAACTGGGCGCACCACAAGAAACTGGAACGGCGCGCCGTTCTGATACCGGAAAAATAAAGGAGGACCGATGTCGCCGTTTAAAGATCATGATTTGGTTCCGAATCCGAAGTTCACGCAGATCCTTTACGAATTAAAGCCGTGTCGGAACCCGAAAGGGTCGTCCGTTGCCGACCTTTTCAACGCGTGGATCACGCTGAACAATCCGGAGCAGTTCAATTCGTACACGACGCAGATGGTGAAAGAGACCATTTTGGCGTTTCGGACCGCGTCGAATCAGCGCAATGTGGTCGCGGTCGTCTTGACGGGCGCGGGCGAAAAAGCCTTCTGTACGGGGGGGAACACGAAGGAATACGCGGAGTACTACGCGGGCCAGCCGGACGAATATCGCCAATACATGAGGCTGTTCAACGACATGGTGACGACGATTCTCCAGTGCGACAAGCCGGTGATCTGCCGGGTCAACGGCATGCGGATCGCCGGAGGCCAGGAAGTCGGCATGGCGTGTGACTTCTCGATCGCGAGCGACCGCGCAGTTTTCGGACAGGCCGGACCGAAGCACGGCTCCGTTCCGGACGGCGGCTCGACGGATTTCTTGCCTCTTTTCGTCGGCGTGGAGCGGGCGATGGAAAGTTGCACGCTCTGCGAGACCTGGAGCGCCTATCAGGCGTATCGGCTCGGATTGATCACCGACGTCGTTCCGGTGCTGAAACGGAATGGAACGTTTATTTCGAACCCGGCGGTCATTACGGGCCGCTGGATCGATGAGGCCGGAAAGATCGTCTACGGCCAATTCAAGACGGGAGAGGACCGATCGAGCGCCGAAAAGATCGTTCGCGAATGCAAGGTGGATCTGTCGGCGCTCGATCGTGCGGTCGAAAGTATGTGCACGTCCCTTCTAATGACGATGCCGGGGTGCCTCTCCAAGACGCTCAGCTCCGTTCGAAAGCATAAGCTGGAACATTGGGACCGGAACCGAGAGACCAACCGCGACTGGCTCGGCCTGAACATGATGACCGAAGCGAAGGTCGGGTTCCGGGCGTTCAACGAAGGAACGAAGGAAAACCGCGAGGCCGATTTTATCGAGCTGCGCCGGAGACTTGCCCGCGGCGAGCGATGGAGCGACACGTTGGTCGAGGCGGTCCTCCCGTCGAAGAAGGAGAAGATTTAGATGGTCCCCTTCAAGAAGATCAAAGTCGACAAACTCTACGACGGCCAGGTTTGGTGGATTACGTTGAATGTTCCCAAGGGTAACGTTCTGGACCGGGAGATGATGTTGGAGATCGAAGACTCCGCGAGATCGGCCCGCATTCCGTCGGTGAAGGCGCTTGTTTTCGAGGGGGCGGGGGATCATTTCTCGTTCGGCGCCAGCGTGGCCGAACACACCAAAGAAGCGGCGCCGAGCATGCTGGCGGCGTTCCATCAACTCTTCCGAACGTTGATCGATTCATCGAAACCTCTGGTTGCCGTCGTACGGGGTCAATGTCTCGGAGGAGGAATGGAATTGGCGACGTTTTGCCACTGGGTGTTCGCTTCCGAAAACGCCATGTTCGGCCAGCCCGAGATTCAGCTCGGCGTTTTTCCGCCGGTCGCATCGATCGTGCTTCCAGCCAAGGTCGGCCAGGCGGCCGCGGACGATCTCATCCTGACGGGTCGGTCGATTCCGGCGCGCGAAGCCAAGGAAATCGGCCTCATCACTTCCGTTTCCGGCGATCCAAAGGCGGAAGCGACGAACCTGCTCGACAAACAGATTCTCCCCAAGAGCGGTGCGGCGCTGGAATTCACCGTAAAAGCGAGCCGGTATGAATTTCATGAAGCCTTCCGCCGTGGAATCGAGCGGCTGGAGAAGACGTATGTTCGTGAATTGATGGAAACCGCCGACGCCAACGAGGGAATCGCATCCTTCCTGGAGAAACGGAAACCGGCCTGGAAAAATCGATGAGGAATTCGGGGGACACACGACTGGACCCAAACTCCAATTGCTTCTCAAGAAGCCAATTCGGGTCCATACATGTGTCCCCTTAATTAAGAGATGACCGTCGAGCAGATCATCGGGCGCTGTCAGGTGCTCTACGACGATCTGGAATTCAAATACGTCCGAGAATGGAAATCGAAAAAAGCCGGGCGCAAAGCGGTGGGTTACATGCCGATCTATATCCCCCGGGAGCTGGTGCGGGCGGCCGGTATTCTTCCCGTCGGCCTGATGGGCGGGGGGGACCAGCTGGAAATCATCCGCGGAGATTCGTACTTTCAGTCATACATCTGCCACATTCCGCGAAGCACGATCGAACTGGGTCTCCTCAAGAGATTCGATGACCTCGATGGTTTGATCTTTCCGAGCACGTGCGACGTCATCCGAAACCTGTCGGGGATGTGGAAGCTTCTGTTTCCCGACCGGTACGTGAAATATTTTGATGTTCCGCAGAATTTCGACCGAAATACGGCGGGAACGTATTACCGCCACGAGCTTCAGACGCTGCAAACGGATTTCGAACGGTTGTCCGGACAAGAGATTTCGGCGGAAGGACTTCGAAAGGCGATCCGGCTCTATAACGAGAACCGGCGCTTGATTCGGGAGCTGTACGATCTTCGCTGCGAGCGGCCCTGGCTCGTTCCAACGACCGAGAGCTACCTGCTCCTTCGAGCGGGAAATCTCCTGGACGTCGAAGAGCACAATCGAATGCTGGCGGACTACCTCCGAGCCGTCATTCGCGTCGACCGCCGTCCTCTGGACAACAGCCGGGTCGTGATCCGGGGCGTTTTCTGCGAGCAGCCGCCGCTCAACCTGATCAAGACCTTGGAACGTTCGGGCTGTTACATCGTGGAAGACGATTTCGTCCTGGTCTCCCGCTGGATTCGAGGAGACATCCCCACCGAGGGGGACCCGCTCGAGAATCTGGTTCGCGCCTTTTTGGAGGACAGCGTGGAAACCGCCGTTCGGTACGACAGCGCGGACGAAAAAGGAACCCGATTGATCGAAATCGTCCGAAAGCGAAAAGCGGACGGCGTGATTTTTTGTGCGCCCAGTTTCTGCGATCCGGCACTTCTGGACCAGCCGATGTTGACGGCGGCTCTGGAAAAAGAGGAGATTCCTTATACGCACTTCAAGTTCGCCGAGAACACCGGGCAGTTTCAGGTCATCCGGGAGCAGGCCGGAACCTTTTCGGACTCCGTGAAACTTTGGGGGACCCTATGAGCGGAAAAATTCAAAAAGAACAGAGCATGGTCGTTCAAAAAGAAATGATCGCCGACTATTACAGCCGTCTTTCCCGGGCGCACGACGAAGGGAAGAAGGTCGTCTACACGTTTGTCCCCGGAAATTTGATTGAATTGATCGACGCGCTCGGATTTTTGCCCGGTCTACCCGAGATCAACGCTCTTCAATCGGGGATGCGCGGCAAGTCGGCGGGGTACATCGCCGAGGCGGAAAAGGCGGGACATTCGGAAGATGTCTGCACGTACGTCAAGTGCGACATCGGGATGAAAAAATCGGGAAACATCGGTCCGACCGGCGAGAAAATTCCCGAACCGGATCTGTTGCTCCTGTCGTACACCGGCTGCTTCACCTTCATGAAATGGTTCGAGCTTCTCCGGAAGGAATACAACTGCCCGGTGGCGATGCTCCACGTTCCCTACCAAGCGGACGGCGTCATCACCGACAACATGCGCAACTACGTCGTCGACCAGTTAAAAAACAACATTATCCCGACCATGGAAAAGGTGGTCGGTCGAAAGCTCGATCTGGACGAATTGTCGGCCCGCATGGCTCGCTCGGCGAAGGCGGAAGACGATTTGGTAAGCGTGTTCCAGTCGGCCAAGAAACGGCCGTCGCCGATCGACGCGTATTTCGGGGGCGTCTATTATATCGGGCCGATCTTCACGGCGTTCCGGGGCAGCGAAGCGTGCCAGACCTATTACCGCGTTCTCCGCGGTGAAGTGGAAGAGCGGATCGAGGAGCACAAAGGGCCGGTGACGCCCGAAGGGGACATTTCGCAGGAAAAATACCGTCTCGTCGTAGAGGGGCCTCCCAATTGGACCAACTTCCGGGAGTTCTGGAAGATGTTTTACGATGAGGGGGCGGTCGTTGTCGCCTCGACCTATACGAAAGTCGGGGGCGTCTACGACCGAGGCTTCCGGCACGATCCGAATCGTCCGCTCGAATCGCTCGCCGAGTACTGTCTCGGCTGTTACACGAACTTGAATCTCCCGTCGCGGATTTCGATGCTGGAAAAATATGTGAAGGAGTACGACGCGGACGGCTTTCTCATCAATTCGGTCAAGAGCTGCAATTCCTTCTCGGCCGGACAGCTTTTGATTTTGAGGGAACTCGAAGCCCGCACGGGAAAGGCGGGAGCGTTCATCGAGACGGACCTCGTCGACCCCCGGTACTTCTCGGCGTCGAACGTGAAGACTCGACTTGAGTCGTACTTTCGAATGATCGACATGAAAAGGGCAAGGGCAGCCTAGTGTCCCGAGCCCGAAATAGATTGATAACAAAGGTCGCCGATGCGCCCGGATGGCAAGGCGCGACGACGAAGGCGTACTTGCAAAGCTGTACGTCGAGGAGGAGCAACGCAGCCAGCCGGGATGCAGCGGAGGCCGTCTATCAAGATATGTCGGGCTCGGGGCACTAAGGTGGAGTGCTTTATCGGAATTGACTTGGGATCGACCACCACAAAAGCGGTCATCATCGATCGAAACCGGAATATTTTGGGCAGTGGAATTACGAACAGCCGGAGTAATTATGACGTCGCCTGCAAGATCGCCCGCGAGGAGGCGTTCACAAACGCCCGCTTCTCTCTGATTCGCGGTAAGGCAAAGCAGCGGGGCTTGCTGAATTCGGAGGGAGAGAAGGCCCTGGTCCGACTCGGAAACGAATTTTTCGTCCAAGACTTTTTGATCCAGTTGTGGAACCTTCGCGATTTAGCCACGGAACGGCTTCGGAACGAGCGCTATGCAACTTCCCGATTGACACTGCAAAAAATTCTCAGAGAAATATTTGAAGATATTGAAGAAAAGGCGATGAAAGACGTCGGGGGAGGGGGGAGACGAAAATCGGACTTTTTCCGAGATCTGGCCGGAGCCTATTATCAAGAATCGGCGGAACGTTACGCCCGGGAGGGAAAAATCCCCTTCGAGCTGCTGATGAGCGTGTTCGACGGCGTGATTTTTCTTGTCGAGAATTCGATGGAGGAAAAAGGATTCGCTGAAATCATGAAAGGTCTCTTCGACCGGGTCGGCTTCGGCATCTTCCCGAAGGAACGGGAAACCGATTGGCGGGAGTTGATCGAGGCAACGGCCTCCACGCCTTTCAATGAAGCGGGAATGATCGGTACCGGGTACGGGCGGCAAAGACTTCCGTTTCCAAAAGAATGCATTCAATCGGAGATCCTCTGTCACGGGTACGGCGCACATCATATGTTCGGCGGGACAGCCACGGTCCTCGACATCGGAGGCCAGGATACGAAAGCGATTCAGGTGGACGAGAGAGGGGTGGTCACCAGTTTCCAGATGAACGATCGGTGCGCGGCAGGGTGCGGCCGCTATTTGGGATACATCGCCGACGAAATGAACATCGGCCTGCATGAACTGGGACCGCTCGCCCTGGAAGCGGGAAAATGTGTCCGGATCAACTCCACCTGTACGGTCTTCGCCGGCGCCGAGCTTCGCGATCGCCTCGCGCTGGGAGAGAGGCGGGAAGATATTCTTTTGGGGCTTCACCGTGCGATCATTTTGCGTGCGATGTCACTCCTGGCGCGTTCCGGCGGGATTCGCAACGAGTTTACGTTTACCGGCGGCGTGGCGAAGAATCCCGCAGCCGTCAAGGCGCTTGGCCAACTGGTGTACGAGAACTACGGTGAAATGCAAATGAACATTCATCCCGACTCGATTTTTACCGGCGCTTTGGGCGCCGCACTCTTCGGGTTGGAACGGCCCGCCGCTCAAATGTTGCCGACGAACCAGGTTCTATCGAGGCCGAGGGAGAGCTGACATGCCTTTGACTCTGGGCATAGATGTCGGTTCCAGCGCCGTGAAAGCGGCCGTGATGTCTGTGGAAGGCGATCGCGAACAACTTCTCTACACGCGCACCGACCGGATTCGGCGGCGCAACTTGATGCCGGTGATCCAGGAAAACTACGAAGAGGCGCTAAAAGGCGCGGGGATTCAGGCGAAAGAGATCAATTATATTGCCACGACCGGAGAAGGGGAGATGGTGGAGTTCCGGACCGGTCATTTCTACAGCATGACAACGCATGCTCGCGGGGCGCTCTATCTCGCACCGGAGGTTCGCGGCGCGATTGATTTGGGCGCTCTTCATACGCGCGCGCTCCGGATGGACGGGCGTGGAAAGGTCTTGCAGTACCAAATGTCGAGTCAGTGCGCGTCGGGTTCGGGGCAATTTCTTGAGAATATCGCTCGATACTTGGGGGTTTCGCTCGACGAGGTCGGCGCGCTTTCCCAAAAGGCGGAGAAACCGGAGATGGTGAGCAGCATCTGCGCCGTCCTTTCCGAGACCGACGTCATTAATATGGTCTCGCGCGGCATTTCGACGGCGAATATCTTGAAGGGAATTCACGTCTCAATCGCCACACGACTGGTCAAACTTTTGCGCTCTATAAAGGTGGAAAATTTCGTCGCGATCACCGGGGGGTTGGCCAATGACGCTGGCATGGTCTCTACGCTTCAAGCCGAACTCGACCGCGTCGGAACTCCGGTGCACGTCGTGGCTCATCCAAATTCCGTCTATGCCGGTGCAATCGGCGCGGCGCTTTGGGGCGCGTTTCGGCTGCGGAAGATGAATTTCGCGGTTGACGCGACTATAGCTCAATGACGGACCGAGCGACGCTTTTGGAGGCGTAAGCGGCTAGCAACCGAGGGCTTGGCAAAGCTTGGAGTGCTGGCCTTCTTCAGCCCACAGAACGTAGGCGCACTTTCCGGCGGTGCCGACCGCGTAAGCCGCGTGAAGGTTCACTCCGGCTTTGGCCGCTTTCTGAAGCGTGTCATAAAAGACGCCGAGCCTGTCGTCGCATTCGCAAAGGCAGGCGTCGGCCGCCGTATACGAGAGGCCGTTATTCTTGAGCGCCTCTTCCGTCTTGCCGGCGTTGTCGCCGATGAATATCACGTAAGCTTTGTTGTCTTTCTGCGCCCAGCTCCAGGTGCCGATCGTGTTGACCTTTTGTTCCCGAAACGTTCCCATCACTTGGGCCAACGCGCCCGGTTTGTGTTGAAGTTCGACGGTGAATGTCTTGATTCGTTTGGCTGAAGCCATCTCGTGCTCCTTTTAAAGCGTGGACGTACCACGCTCCGCATCTACGATCAATAATTCGCTGGAGTGTTTAGTTTCTCATCGGTGCCGTTGAGAAACGCAACGGTCGATTTTATCCCCATGGATTCAATGTGTTACCAGCTTTGTTGACGTAAATCATGGGCGTCGACGATGAAAAGTTCAACATTCACGCCGTAAGGAATGATGAATGGCTCAACGTAATTCAACCCTGCTCGCTGTTGAATCCGGTTGCACTTACCGCAACTTAGCCGCCGAAGCGAGCGCCAGCAGCGATTGTTTTTTCAAGTGGTCCGGCTCTTGCTCTTTGAAGGGGCGGAAAGAAAGGAGCTGGAACATGGTTGCCATTCTCGTACTACTTACAGTGATCGCGTTTTTGACGATTGATTATTTCGTTCAACGTGCGGAGGCGCGCAAGGCGGTTACGGCCGACGCCTCGGCGAACGTCGTGGAAGCGGCGCTCGCACCGGCGTTTCAACGGGCGAGGCTGGAGCAGATTCCCCGCGGCGTTTTTGCGCATCGAAATCACCAGTGGTCGGCCCTCGAACCGACCGGTCTCTTGAAGATCGGGTTGGATGGGTTCGTTTCGCTGCTGTTTAAGAAAATCGATCGGGTCGAGCTTCCAAGAATCGGCGACACCGTTCGAAAGGGCGATGTCGTAGCTCGATTCGTACAAGGAAATCGGAAGCTCGAACTTCGCGCCTTGATCGAGGGGACCGTTAAGGATGTCAACGCCTCGTTGGCGACGAACCCTGCGGCTCTGCTCCTTGAACCGTTCGAAGGCGGTTGGGTTTACAAAGTGGCGCCGGCTCAACTCGATTCTTCGTTCGTCACCAGTGCGGTACTCGGCGAGACGGCGGTGGCTTGGATGCGTTCGGAAATCGCGAAGCTGCGCGACGTCCTGGCGCATGCGATCTCGGCTCCGGCGCTGGTGGGTGTGACGGCCCAGGACGGCGGCGTGCCGGTGGAGGAAGTCGGACGTCTGCTTTCCGACGAAGCGTGGAACCGGGTGGTGCAAACGTTCTTGGCGTGAAGAATGAGAGAAGGCCGGAAGGGCGTGGGTTGAGGCTGGGATTGTTCGGGGAAGAAAGGATGCGGAATGAAGGCCGCCATTTTAACCGATTTAACCAAGTGCATCGGATGCGAGGCGTGCGTCTGGGCGTGTAAAGAAGTCAACAACCTGCCCCGGGAAGACGGCGCGAAAAAGCTTTCGGCCACGACCTGGACAAACGTGGATCGTATCGGCGGCGTGAATGTTCGCCGGCAATGCATGCACTGCCTCGATCCGGCGTGCGCTTCCGTCTGTCCCGTAGGCGCCCTCGAAAAGAATCCCGACGGCCCCGTCATGTACCACGCGGATCGATGCGTCGGCTGCCGCTATTGCATGATCGGTTGCCCCTTCAATATTCCGAAATACGAGTGGGAAAAGGCGATTCCCTTCGTTCGGAAATGCTCGATGTGTTTTGAGACGCGGCTCGCGGAAGGGAAACAACCGGCCTGCACGGAGGTCTGCCCGACCGGGGCGACGATTTTCGGCGATCGGGACGAATTGGTCGAGGAAGCTCGGCGGCGAATCCGTGAAAATCCGGGGAAATACGTCGACCATATTTACGGCCTTAAAGAGGCCGGCGGAACTTCCGTCCTCTATCTTTCCGCCGTTCCGTTCGAAACGGTCGGTTTCAAAGCCGGATTACGGTTCGATCCTTATCCGCGTTTGACGTGGGAAGTGCTTTCAAAACTGCCGAACGTCACGATGATCGGCGGCGCGCTCATGCTCGGAATCTGGTGGGTCGTTCGCCGGCGGCAGGAATTGGCCGGCGAGGGGGGACCCGATATCCGGACGGAAATGATTTCCGGCGGGAAAAATTCGGAAGACGCGCGCCATGATTAAGACGATCAAAGATTTCATCGGTCCCATGACCATTTGGAAGGGAATTCTTTTTACGATTCTGGCGCTCGGCTTTTACGCCACGGTCATCCGTTTTTTTGTCGGCTTGGGGGCTTCGACGAATTTGAGCGATGAGTTCCCGTGGGGCCTATGGATCGGCTTCAGCGTTCTATCCGGTGTCGGTTTGGCCTCCGGCGGCTTCATCATCGCCGCGACGGTCCATATTTTCCAACTCAAGAAATATGAGTCGATCGCGCGTCCCACGATTTTGGGCGCATTTCTCGGATACGTAACCGTGGTGTGCGCGCTGATGTTCGAAGTCGGGCTTCCGTATCGGCTCTGGCATCCGTTGGTGATGTGGAATCCGCACTCGGTCCTATTCGAAGTGGCCTGGTGCGTGATGCTCTACACCACGGTTCTGCTACTCGAATTTAGTCCGGTCATTTTTGAACGACTGGGACTTCGGGCGCCGCTGAAATTGATCCGCGCCGTCTATCTACCCCTCGTCATCGCCGGCGTTCTGCTTTCCACGCTTCATCAGTCTTCCCTCGGAACGCTTTACGTAATCGCTCCCGATAAACTTTACGGTCTCTGGTATTCGCCGTTCTTGCCCGTCTTCTTCTTCATTTCATCGATAGCCGCGGGACTCGCGTTGATCATCATCGAGTCGTTTCTTTGCTACCGGGCGTTCGGACGGAGAATTCAGCCGGACATTTTGGAAAAATTGGCGCAAATCGTCGTCGTGGCGCTGATCGTCTACGGCCTGTGGAAACTTCAGGATCTGATCGGCCGGGACAATTGGCGGCTGATGTTCGCTCTCACGCCGGAAAGCGTTCTCTTCTGGGGAGAGGTCGGCCTGGGCGTCGTCCTGCCGGTGATCTTGCTGTCGATCCCCGCGGTCCGGCGAAATGAAACCGGCATTTTCTTGGGCGCGATGCTGACGATCATGGGGTTCCTCCTCAATCGTTCGAACGTCGCGATCACCGGAATGATGGCGTCCTCGGGAGTGAATTACTTCCCTTCGTGGATGGAGGTAACGACGACCGTGATGCTGGTCGCGATCGGGTTCACTCTCTTTACCCTGGGGGTGAAATATTTGCCCGTGTTCCCCGAAGCGGATTTAGGCCGGCAACCTTCGCTTCCGATGAGGAAACCGGTTTTTCGTGGACGGGCAATCGCCGGTCTATGGGTCCTCGTGGCGATCGGAATCGCGTGCGTGAATTATGCCGCGTGGAGGAACGAGGGCCGGGTGGCTCAAAAGCGACCGTCCGCGCCGTTAGCGCAGGCTGGAGTCGTAGCGCTACCGGCATCGCTCCGGCTTCCCGGGGATCATACGTTTACGCCCAAGGACGATTCGGTGGGGCCGGTTCTCTTTCGGCACTCGACCCATATGAAGAGAAACGATGTTGTCTGCGCTTCCTGTCACCGGACGCAGTTCAAAATGTTGGCTGCAGCGGCTCCCGTACGGGGCGAAATCACCGAAGAGCGGGCGCACCGCGGAGATCTATGCGGTTCATGCCACAACGGTGTGAAGGCTTTCAGCGCGGAGGATGAATGCGATCGATGTCACAAATAATGGAGCGGCTGCGACCGGGGCTGCTCTATTCGCCGCGGCACACCTGGGCGCGAAAGGTGGGGAAACGCCGTGTCCGGGTCGGTCTGGATCCGTTTGCGTCGGATCTGATCGGCCAAGCGCTTTCGATTGTATTTCCCGCGATCCGCAGCCGGATTGATGCAGGGAAGCCGGGATGTTGGGTCTTGGATGAAACGGGGCCGATTCCGATCCGTATGCCGGTCTCCGGCACGGTTGTTCGGTGCCACAAAGAGCTACAGCAATTTCCCGGA harbors:
- the had gene encoding 6-hydroxycyclohex-1-ene-1-carbonyl-CoA dehydrogenase yields the protein MTQIRAWKFQKAGEPFSFAESAMPKPAPGEVLVRVAGCGVCHTDLGYVYDSVRTVKPLPLTLGHEISGFVEEVGAGAKEWMGKAVIIPAILPCGECDLCKKGRRSICRRQKMPGNHIDGGFASHIVVPSRFLCAVHVRNENEHFGDSGVTLKELSVVADAVTTPYMAIKRSGLAKGDLAIFVGVGGIGGFGVQLAAALGATVVAVDISDKRLQFMKEHGAEAIFNSKEINGKELRRAIGAFAAERKLPSYEWKIFETSGSAAGQELAFGLLTFGAHLAVVGYTMEQPALRLSNLMAYDAQASGNWGCDPVYYREVLDLVKSGKIKLAPFVELHPLNQINEIFNWAHHKKLERRAVLIPEK
- the oah gene encoding 6-oxocyclohex-1-ene-1-carbonyl-CoA hydratase; translation: MSPFKDHDLVPNPKFTQILYELKPCRNPKGSSVADLFNAWITLNNPEQFNSYTTQMVKETILAFRTASNQRNVVAVVLTGAGEKAFCTGGNTKEYAEYYAGQPDEYRQYMRLFNDMVTTILQCDKPVICRVNGMRIAGGQEVGMACDFSIASDRAVFGQAGPKHGSVPDGGSTDFLPLFVGVERAMESCTLCETWSAYQAYRLGLITDVVPVLKRNGTFISNPAVITGRWIDEAGKIVYGQFKTGEDRSSAEKIVRECKVDLSALDRAVESMCTSLLMTMPGCLSKTLSSVRKHKLEHWDRNRETNRDWLGLNMMTEAKVGFRAFNEGTKENREADFIELRRRLARGERWSDTLVEAVLPSKKEKI
- a CDS encoding enoyl-CoA hydratase-related protein, with amino-acid sequence MVPFKKIKVDKLYDGQVWWITLNVPKGNVLDREMMLEIEDSARSARIPSVKALVFEGAGDHFSFGASVAEHTKEAAPSMLAAFHQLFRTLIDSSKPLVAVVRGQCLGGGMELATFCHWVFASENAMFGQPEIQLGVFPPVASIVLPAKVGQAAADDLILTGRSIPAREAKEIGLITSVSGDPKAEATNLLDKQILPKSGAALEFTVKASRYEFHEAFRRGIERLEKTYVRELMETADANEGIASFLEKRKPAWKNR
- the bcrC gene encoding benzoyl-CoA reductase subunit C, whose translation is MTVEQIIGRCQVLYDDLEFKYVREWKSKKAGRKAVGYMPIYIPRELVRAAGILPVGLMGGGDQLEIIRGDSYFQSYICHIPRSTIELGLLKRFDDLDGLIFPSTCDVIRNLSGMWKLLFPDRYVKYFDVPQNFDRNTAGTYYRHELQTLQTDFERLSGQEISAEGLRKAIRLYNENRRLIRELYDLRCERPWLVPTTESYLLLRAGNLLDVEEHNRMLADYLRAVIRVDRRPLDNSRVVIRGVFCEQPPLNLIKTLERSGCYIVEDDFVLVSRWIRGDIPTEGDPLENLVRAFLEDSVETAVRYDSADEKGTRLIEIVRKRKADGVIFCAPSFCDPALLDQPMLTAALEKEEIPYTHFKFAENTGQFQVIREQAGTFSDSVKLWGTL
- the bcrB gene encoding benzoyl-CoA reductase subunit B — protein: MSGKIQKEQSMVVQKEMIADYYSRLSRAHDEGKKVVYTFVPGNLIELIDALGFLPGLPEINALQSGMRGKSAGYIAEAEKAGHSEDVCTYVKCDIGMKKSGNIGPTGEKIPEPDLLLLSYTGCFTFMKWFELLRKEYNCPVAMLHVPYQADGVITDNMRNYVVDQLKNNIIPTMEKVVGRKLDLDELSARMARSAKAEDDLVSVFQSAKKRPSPIDAYFGGVYYIGPIFTAFRGSEACQTYYRVLRGEVEERIEEHKGPVTPEGDISQEKYRLVVEGPPNWTNFREFWKMFYDEGAVVVASTYTKVGGVYDRGFRHDPNRPLESLAEYCLGCYTNLNLPSRISMLEKYVKEYDADGFLINSVKSCNSFSAGQLLILRELEARTGKAGAFIETDLVDPRYFSASNVKTRLESYFRMIDMKRARAA
- a CDS encoding BadF/BadG/BcrA/BcrD ATPase family protein — protein: MECFIGIDLGSTTTKAVIIDRNRNILGSGITNSRSNYDVACKIAREEAFTNARFSLIRGKAKQRGLLNSEGEKALVRLGNEFFVQDFLIQLWNLRDLATERLRNERYATSRLTLQKILREIFEDIEEKAMKDVGGGGRRKSDFFRDLAGAYYQESAERYAREGKIPFELLMSVFDGVIFLVENSMEEKGFAEIMKGLFDRVGFGIFPKERETDWRELIEATASTPFNEAGMIGTGYGRQRLPFPKECIQSEILCHGYGAHHMFGGTATVLDIGGQDTKAIQVDERGVVTSFQMNDRCAAGCGRYLGYIADEMNIGLHELGPLALEAGKCVRINSTCTVFAGAELRDRLALGERREDILLGLHRAIILRAMSLLARSGGIRNEFTFTGGVAKNPAAVKALGQLVYENYGEMQMNIHPDSIFTGALGAALFGLERPAAQMLPTNQVLSRPRES
- the bcrD gene encoding benzoyl-CoA reductase subunit D translates to MPLTLGIDVGSSAVKAAVMSVEGDREQLLYTRTDRIRRRNLMPVIQENYEEALKGAGIQAKEINYIATTGEGEMVEFRTGHFYSMTTHARGALYLAPEVRGAIDLGALHTRALRMDGRGKVLQYQMSSQCASGSGQFLENIARYLGVSLDEVGALSQKAEKPEMVSSICAVLSETDVINMVSRGISTANILKGIHVSIATRLVKLLRSIKVENFVAITGGLANDAGMVSTLQAELDRVGTPVHVVAHPNSVYAGAIGAALWGAFRLRKMNFAVDATIAQ
- a CDS encoding 4Fe-4S dicluster domain-containing protein, whose translation is MKAAILTDLTKCIGCEACVWACKEVNNLPREDGAKKLSATTWTNVDRIGGVNVRRQCMHCLDPACASVCPVGALEKNPDGPVMYHADRCVGCRYCMIGCPFNIPKYEWEKAIPFVRKCSMCFETRLAEGKQPACTEVCPTGATIFGDRDELVEEARRRIRENPGKYVDHIYGLKEAGGTSVLYLSAVPFETVGFKAGLRFDPYPRLTWEVLSKLPNVTMIGGALMLGIWWVVRRRQELAGEGGPDIRTEMISGGKNSEDARHD
- the hybB gene encoding Ni/Fe-hydrogenase cytochrome b subunit, producing MIKTIKDFIGPMTIWKGILFTILALGFYATVIRFFVGLGASTNLSDEFPWGLWIGFSVLSGVGLASGGFIIAATVHIFQLKKYESIARPTILGAFLGYVTVVCALMFEVGLPYRLWHPLVMWNPHSVLFEVAWCVMLYTTVLLLEFSPVIFERLGLRAPLKLIRAVYLPLVIAGVLLSTLHQSSLGTLYVIAPDKLYGLWYSPFLPVFFFISSIAAGLALIIIESFLCYRAFGRRIQPDILEKLAQIVVVALIVYGLWKLQDLIGRDNWRLMFALTPESVLFWGEVGLGVVLPVILLSIPAVRRNETGIFLGAMLTIMGFLLNRSNVAITGMMASSGVNYFPSWMEVTTTVMLVAIGFTLFTLGVKYLPVFPEADLGRQPSLPMRKPVFRGRAIAGLWVLVAIGIACVNYAAWRNEGRVAQKRPSAPLAQAGVVALPASLRLPGDHTFTPKDDSVGPVLFRHSTHMKRNDVVCASCHRTQFKMLAAAAPVRGEITEERAHRGDLCGSCHNGVKAFSAEDECDRCHK
- a CDS encoding glycine cleavage system protein H, with translation MSQIMERLRPGLLYSPRHTWARKVGKRRVRVGLDPFASDLIGQALSIVFPAIRSRIDAGKPGCWVLDETGPIPIRMPVSGTVVRCHKELQQFPGPIGSEPCGRGWLMEVEVEGERATAGLIPPEAMAPRMLSDLERFRRRIGNELRRSHAAVGPTLMDGGEPVDDLRRALGPSKYRRLILEFL